A region from the Roseivivax sp. THAF197b genome encodes:
- the repA gene encoding plasmid partitioning protein RepA, with amino-acid sequence MSEAEQDLDIAIGHYAELLASNLHAQRAAHFPPDAKKEMRTLTSGEAAELLGVDHTYLRKLHREGKIVDVETTAGSHRRYTLDDIWEIRQTLEGNAKKSGTYVPGRRDGDELQVISVVNFKGGSGKTTTSAHLAQRLALKGYRVLAIDLDPQASLSALHGIQPELDLMEGGTLYDAVRYDDPVPIAEVIRKTYIRGLDLIPGNLELMEFEHETPAAIQRGGAKAFFARVHDALDSVEANYDVVVIDCPPQLGFLTMSALSASSGVLVTVHPQMLDLMSMSQFLRMTADLLGVIRDAGANLRFDWLRFLPTRYKVGDAPQTEVIAFIRGLFGRSVLTNHMVESTAISDAGLTKQTLYEADKKDFTRQTFDRAIESMNAVNDEIAEIIQNTWGRNGKKA; translated from the coding sequence ATGAGCGAAGCAGAACAGGATCTAGATATCGCCATCGGGCACTACGCGGAACTTCTCGCGTCGAACCTGCATGCTCAGCGCGCTGCACACTTCCCACCAGATGCAAAGAAGGAGATGCGCACTTTGACCAGCGGCGAAGCTGCTGAGCTCCTTGGCGTCGACCATACCTATCTTCGGAAGCTTCATCGAGAAGGAAAGATCGTTGACGTCGAGACGACGGCTGGAAGTCATCGCCGCTATACGCTCGACGATATCTGGGAAATCCGACAGACGCTTGAAGGAAACGCAAAAAAGTCTGGAACTTACGTGCCTGGACGTCGCGACGGTGACGAGCTTCAAGTCATTTCAGTGGTGAACTTCAAGGGCGGGTCCGGCAAAACGACGACGTCTGCTCACCTCGCTCAGCGCTTGGCGCTCAAGGGGTACAGGGTTCTTGCGATCGATCTCGACCCCCAAGCATCTCTTTCGGCTCTTCACGGAATCCAGCCAGAACTCGACCTCATGGAGGGCGGAACCCTCTATGATGCCGTTCGCTATGACGATCCGGTTCCGATCGCCGAAGTGATCCGCAAGACCTACATCCGCGGCCTTGATCTTATCCCGGGCAACCTTGAACTCATGGAGTTCGAGCACGAGACGCCTGCTGCGATCCAGCGAGGCGGAGCGAAGGCGTTCTTCGCGAGAGTTCATGACGCACTCGATAGTGTTGAAGCGAACTACGACGTTGTTGTGATCGACTGTCCGCCGCAACTTGGTTTCTTGACAATGTCAGCACTTTCCGCGTCCTCGGGTGTGCTCGTGACGGTTCACCCGCAGATGCTTGACCTTATGTCGATGTCCCAATTCCTGCGAATGACTGCGGATCTCCTTGGAGTAATCAGGGATGCAGGCGCAAATCTGCGCTTCGATTGGCTTCGCTTCTTGCCAACGCGATACAAAGTCGGCGACGCGCCACAGACCGAAGTCATCGCCTTCATTCGCGGGCTCTTTGGGAGGTCGGTCCTGACCAATCACATGGTTGAGTCGACCGCAATTTCTGATGCCGGCTTGACCAAGCAAACGCTCTACGAAGCTGACAAGAAGGACTTCACGCGTCAGACGTTTGATCGTGCGATCGAATCTATGAACGCAGTGAACGATGAGATCGCTGAAATCATCCAGAACACATGGGGGCGGAATGGCAAGAAAGCCTAA
- the repB gene encoding plasmid partitioning protein RepB produces MARKPKLGLPLQTLRNAPDALEGRRLRGGVFEIDPVQIVTEGRLDDRLQIEVEGLKNSISKNGQRVPVLVRPLEGDRYNLIYGRRRLEACRELGIKVRAIVTEVEGDQALRDQLLENQERRDLSFIERALVATALLDGDHLEGAERTNRGVAEVLNLHEAGVSQLLSVVRTVGEDLIQAIGAAPGIGRPRWEELKKALGAYDGDRDQLLAIAHAAKSGSSGSADEVSERAFLAVLAAAKSAEKKASPSRKGVPALAIPGVGAATVKTSRQGKQLKLDLTTDEPDFISWLEGNAPKLITELHERWKRSGD; encoded by the coding sequence ATGGCAAGAAAGCCTAAACTTGGCCTGCCGCTGCAGACCCTTCGCAACGCTCCTGACGCTCTTGAAGGGCGCCGACTGCGTGGCGGTGTTTTTGAGATCGATCCGGTGCAGATTGTTACCGAAGGACGGTTGGATGACAGGCTTCAGATTGAAGTTGAGGGCCTGAAGAACTCTATTTCCAAGAACGGTCAGCGTGTGCCTGTCTTGGTCCGCCCACTGGAAGGCGATCGCTACAACCTGATCTATGGCCGCAGACGCTTGGAAGCATGTCGCGAACTCGGTATCAAAGTTCGAGCCATCGTCACAGAGGTTGAAGGTGATCAAGCGCTTCGAGATCAGCTTCTCGAGAACCAAGAGCGTCGTGATCTGAGCTTTATTGAACGTGCGCTTGTAGCGACGGCGCTTCTAGACGGCGACCATTTGGAAGGGGCTGAGCGCACCAATCGTGGTGTCGCCGAAGTCCTTAACCTCCACGAAGCTGGGGTTTCACAGCTCTTGAGTGTCGTTCGGACGGTCGGCGAGGATCTCATCCAGGCAATTGGTGCAGCTCCTGGGATTGGTCGCCCGAGATGGGAAGAGCTCAAAAAGGCTTTGGGTGCCTACGACGGTGATCGGGACCAACTGCTAGCCATAGCTCATGCAGCCAAGTCCGGAAGTTCCGGCTCGGCCGATGAGGTTTCTGAGCGTGCGTTTCTCGCAGTTCTGGCAGCTGCGAAGAGCGCAGAGAAGAAAGCAAGCCCGTCTAGAAAGGGTGTGCCTGCTTTGGCGATCCCCGGTGTTGGAGCTGCGACGGTCAAGACTAGCCGCCAAGGCAAGCAGCTCAAACTTGATCTAACTACGGATGAACCTGATTTTATCAGCTGGTTGGAGGGCAACGCCCCAAAGCTGATTACCGAGCTTCATGAGCGCTGGAAGCGTTCAGGAGACTGA
- the repC gene encoding plasmid replication protein RepC encodes MEYTPISPFMRPISHAHLRVIERPEASVPARPVNKWELLRELSKAQAAFGVSERDLTVLQGLLSFFPDDALGGNAEMVVFPSNKAICERLNGMPCSTMRRHLARLVEAGLLQRRDSPNGKRYVRKHGEDRVAFGFDLSPLYCQSEEIARAAEAVREAEERVRRLREVVSLMRRDLAALAEFGDEMQPGLGFWDQLRDRAALTARALRRKLSVEDLAAYRADLEALLDQARNIIDGPETEEMNTNDAQSERHHHNSNKESIDLEPALEKSGAAAGVPDVDTNEPVADVDEQDTRHLPKIPLHLVIAACPSLKTFYQGEIRHWHQLFDAACHVRPAMGISASAWEEAQRFMGPEQASIVVAAMLERFADIRSPGGYLRALTAKAAAGEFSCGPMVMALIGRRNAA; translated from the coding sequence ATGGAGTACACACCAATCTCGCCGTTTATGCGGCCGATTTCGCACGCCCATTTGCGCGTCATTGAGCGACCCGAGGCATCTGTTCCAGCCAGACCCGTTAACAAGTGGGAACTCCTGCGCGAGCTCTCCAAGGCGCAAGCGGCCTTTGGGGTCTCGGAACGTGATCTGACGGTTTTGCAGGGGCTCCTCAGCTTCTTTCCGGACGATGCGCTTGGCGGGAACGCCGAGATGGTCGTCTTCCCCTCGAACAAGGCGATCTGTGAGCGCCTGAATGGTATGCCCTGCTCCACGATGCGTCGTCACCTCGCGCGTCTTGTCGAGGCTGGCTTGCTCCAGCGGCGCGATAGCCCCAATGGGAAGCGCTACGTCCGTAAGCACGGCGAAGACCGCGTTGCCTTTGGCTTCGATCTTTCCCCGCTCTACTGTCAGTCCGAGGAGATAGCACGGGCCGCAGAGGCCGTACGTGAGGCTGAGGAGCGCGTCAGGCGCCTGAGAGAGGTCGTAAGCCTCATGCGCCGCGATCTCGCGGCCCTCGCCGAGTTCGGAGACGAGATGCAGCCAGGCCTAGGCTTCTGGGATCAGCTTCGCGACAGGGCTGCCCTCACAGCCCGCGCGCTTCGCCGCAAGCTTTCAGTTGAGGACCTCGCGGCCTATCGAGCCGACCTTGAAGCTCTCCTTGACCAGGCACGCAACATCATTGATGGCCCTGAAACAGAAGAAATGAACACCAATGATGCCCAATCTGAGCGTCACCATCATAATTCAAATAAAGAATCTATAGATCTTGAACCTGCTTTAGAAAAAAGCGGGGCGGCGGCGGGTGTGCCAGATGTGGATACGAATGAGCCGGTGGCTGACGTTGATGAACAGGACACAAGACACCTGCCAAAGATCCCGCTGCACCTAGTGATCGCGGCATGTCCCTCGCTCAAGACCTTCTACCAAGGTGAGATCCGGCATTGGCATCAGCTTTTCGATGCGGCGTGCCATGTGCGGCCAGCCATGGGCATCAGTGCGTCTGCATGGGAAGAAGCACAGCGTTTCATGGGTCCGGAGCAAGCGTCGATCGTCGTTGCTGCCATGCTGGAACGCTTCGCCGACATAAGATCGCCTGGTGGATACTTGCGAGCTCTGACTGCCAAAGCTGCGGCAGGCGAGTTTTCCTGTGGCCCAATGGTCATGGCATTGATTGGCCGGCGGAACGCGGCTTAA
- a CDS encoding ArdC family protein, which produces MARSRTPKFDASEVITSEIIRIIERGVLPWRKPWTAGGSSRPLRVGGEPYQGVNNFMLTMRTVMAGHSSPFWMTLPQANALDAKVRKGEKSSVVVYYGQSRKDAGGEDDQEESDDRSEEAGIYRFQKSYRVFNACQIEGLPDSFFPDPEPEPEHPPSEPIPHMQAFFDAIDITTVFTGTEAYYLPPVDKVYMPSITRFQDPRNFYGVWAHELAHATKAPHRLNRDFGFSKFGNTSYAREEIVAELTSVFLGQTLGFTAHTLEMNAAYLHNWLRVLRSDKGAIFRHAADAQRACDYLIARSEAGRAGEVDQAA; this is translated from the coding sequence ATGGCCCGATCCCGCACGCCCAAATTCGATGCCTCCGAGGTCATCACAAGCGAAATCATTCGCATCATCGAGCGCGGTGTACTGCCGTGGCGCAAGCCATGGACCGCAGGTGGCAGCTCGCGTCCTCTGCGCGTTGGAGGAGAGCCGTACCAGGGGGTCAACAACTTCATGCTGACCATGCGCACCGTGATGGCGGGCCATAGCTCGCCCTTCTGGATGACGCTGCCTCAGGCCAATGCCTTGGACGCGAAGGTGCGCAAAGGCGAGAAGTCCTCTGTCGTTGTCTACTACGGCCAAAGCCGGAAAGACGCCGGCGGCGAGGATGATCAGGAGGAGAGCGATGATCGGTCCGAGGAGGCCGGCATCTACCGCTTCCAGAAATCCTACCGCGTATTCAATGCCTGCCAGATCGAGGGCTTGCCCGACAGCTTCTTCCCCGATCCGGAGCCCGAGCCCGAGCATCCGCCGTCCGAGCCCATCCCGCACATGCAGGCGTTTTTCGATGCCATCGACATCACAACCGTCTTCACGGGAACGGAAGCGTACTATCTGCCCCCCGTGGACAAGGTTTACATGCCATCCATCACGCGGTTCCAGGACCCGCGCAATTTCTACGGGGTCTGGGCGCATGAGTTGGCCCATGCGACGAAAGCCCCCCATCGATTGAACCGTGATTTCGGGTTCTCGAAGTTTGGCAACACGTCCTATGCGCGCGAGGAGATCGTCGCGGAACTGACCTCGGTGTTTCTGGGGCAGACGCTCGGCTTCACGGCGCATACGCTCGAGATGAATGCCGCCTACCTCCACAACTGGTTGCGTGTCCTGCGCTCCGACAAGGGCGCGATCTTCCGGCACGCCGCCGATGCGCAGCGCGCCTGTGATTATCTGATCGCCAGATCGGAGGCGGGCAGGGCAGGGGAGGTCGACCAGGCCGCTTGA
- a CDS encoding DUF3768 domain-containing protein, giving the protein MTSVAHPLTDRPDPAVIADQNDAFRKLACLGIAPEAPIQGRMHVTRSLMEAGDGFMAEAVKATGEFATFEPENDPEGWHDFGAVEIRGETVFWKLDLYEAGSDFRYGAETPDNPATTMRVLTIMLARDW; this is encoded by the coding sequence ATGACCTCCGTAGCACACCCTCTGACAGACCGCCCAGACCCCGCCGTAATCGCCGATCAGAACGATGCCTTCCGCAAGCTCGCCTGCCTCGGGATAGCGCCAGAGGCGCCCATACAAGGCCGCATGCATGTGACTCGCTCGCTCATGGAGGCCGGTGACGGCTTCATGGCCGAGGCGGTGAAGGCAACCGGTGAGTTTGCCACGTTCGAGCCTGAGAATGACCCGGAAGGCTGGCACGATTTCGGGGCGGTCGAGATCCGGGGCGAGACCGTGTTCTGGAAACTGGATCTGTATGAAGCAGGCTCGGATTTCCGCTACGGGGCCGAGACCCCGGACAACCCCGCCACCACCATGCGCGTGCTGACCATCATGCTGGCGCGCGACTGGTAA